In one Streptomyces sp. NBC_00597 genomic region, the following are encoded:
- a CDS encoding DUF4037 domain-containing protein, which produces MAHRLAGVPGVVGVMLGGSRARGEHRPGSDWDLGVYYRGAPDLAALRALAGPEVDVAAPGGWGPWVNGGAWLRVEGSAVDWILRDLDRVGQVWEECREGRYEVGTQAGHPLGFWSPCYAGEVALGRVLADPTGELTDLRRQTAEYPEPLRDVLTAAAWEAEFLVEGAAKGAARGDALYVSLCLSRAVGVLVQALFAADRRWCLNEKGALAVAETLPGAPAGFGRRVRELLGAPGTTGEALTATVAGARDLVAQTRAAL; this is translated from the coding sequence ATGGCGCACCGCCTGGCCGGGGTACCCGGCGTGGTCGGTGTGATGCTCGGCGGGAGCCGGGCCCGCGGCGAGCACCGGCCCGGATCGGACTGGGACCTCGGGGTCTACTACCGCGGCGCTCCCGACCTCGCCGCACTGCGCGCGCTGGCCGGGCCCGAGGTGGACGTGGCCGCACCCGGCGGCTGGGGCCCCTGGGTCAACGGCGGCGCGTGGCTGCGGGTCGAGGGGAGCGCCGTCGACTGGATCCTGCGGGACCTGGACCGCGTCGGGCAGGTCTGGGAGGAGTGCCGCGAAGGCCGGTACGAGGTCGGCACCCAGGCCGGGCACCCGCTCGGGTTCTGGTCGCCCTGCTACGCGGGCGAGGTGGCGCTCGGCCGGGTGCTGGCCGATCCGACGGGCGAGCTGACGGACCTTCGGCGCCAGACCGCCGAATACCCCGAACCGCTGCGGGACGTGCTGACGGCAGCGGCGTGGGAGGCGGAGTTCCTGGTCGAGGGCGCGGCGAAGGGCGCTGCCCGGGGGGACGCCCTGTACGTCTCGCTGTGCCTGTCGCGGGCCGTCGGCGTCCTGGTGCAGGCGCTGTTCGCCGCGGACCGCCGCTGGTGCTTGAACGAGAAGGGCGCACTGGCCGTCGCCGAGACGCTGCCCGGCGCACCCGCCGGCTTCGGCCGGCGCGTCCGCGAGCTGCTGGGCGCGCCGGGCACCACCGGCGAGGCGCTGACGGCGACCGTCGCCGGGGCGCGGGACCTCGTCGCGCAGACCCGCGCCGCGCTGTAA
- a CDS encoding MarR family transcriptional regulator: MPVSAAPRSTWAGARAVVGRTSTSSERSRRPGRSRRSVGSVEEHQPVDEPRRVQGRSRWNSTCVASSSPDARLHPTGLRARVQLPDADRAGETVTPGRFGEALKLNSAGTTALPDRLERLGLVRRRRDDRDRRRVLLTVEQRPTTRAGPSSARSRAARSPAARSIRPGIHRLRTRRRAELLDRGPACRGARRGGPSRPVPSGGGRGPLLPTGRPAGKHWSGAGAGARLASWRRSSRTWRTAWPGYPAWSV, from the coding sequence GTGCCCGTGTCCGCCGCCCCGCGGTCGACGTGGGCGGGCGCGCGGGCCGTCGTCGGGCGCACCAGCACGAGCAGCGAACGCAGCAGGAGGCCGGGGCGTAGCCGGCGAAGCGTCGGGTCGGTCGAGGAGCACCAGCCGGTGGACGAGCCGCGCCGCGTGCAGGGGCGGTCACGGTGGAACTCCACCTGTGTGGCGTCGAGTTCGCCGGACGCCCGACTCCACCCGACCGGCCTGCGGGCCCGGGTGCAGCTGCCCGACGCCGACCGGGCGGGCGAAACCGTCACTCCGGGTCGGTTCGGCGAAGCCCTCAAGCTCAACTCGGCGGGCACCACCGCCCTGCCCGACCGGCTGGAACGGCTGGGCCTGGTCCGCCGCCGCCGCGACGATCGCGACCGGCGCCGGGTCCTGCTGACGGTGGAGCAGCGGCCAACGACCCGGGCCGGCCCTTCTTCGGCCCGCTCACGGGCGGCCCGCTCGCCGGCGGCCCGGTCGATACGGCCGGGGATTCACCGCCTCCGAACTAGGCGTCGTGCAGAGCTACTTGACCGCGGGCCTGCCTGCCGCGGAGCCCGCCGAGGCGGCCCGAGCCGACCAGTTCCTAGCGGTGGGGGGCGCGGGCCCCTCCTCCCGACGGGGCGCCCGGCCGGAAAGCACTGGTCCGGCGCCGGGGCCGGTGCGAGACTCGCGTCGTGGAGACGATCATCAAGGACATGGCGCACCGCCTGGCCGGGGTACCCGGCGTGGTCGGTGTGA
- a CDS encoding DUF6225 family protein has translation MADTFDHNPQVWTAGRLREALAALPDETPIHIGVADGPGDFEGYGEYVLVDAEPVEVDLEGEADAEGGHGGEAGPRVQFTLFADAVAGAYHLDLD, from the coding sequence ATGGCTGACACGTTCGATCACAATCCGCAGGTGTGGACCGCCGGCCGGCTCCGCGAGGCGCTGGCGGCACTGCCCGACGAGACCCCCATCCACATCGGCGTCGCAGACGGCCCCGGGGACTTCGAGGGCTACGGGGAGTACGTCCTCGTGGACGCCGAGCCGGTCGAGGTGGACCTCGAAGGCGAGGCCGACGCCGAGGGCGGCCACGGCGGCGAGGCGGGCCCCCGGGTCCAGTTCACGCTGTTCGCCGATGCCGTGGCCGGCGCCTACCACCTCGACCTGGACTGA
- a CDS encoding TetR/AcrR family transcriptional regulator translates to MPRQVDHDGRRRLIAEAVCRLADESGLEGVTLRDVAARAQVSMGAVQRCFRTKDEMLVFALGYVGERIGERVRARLVRSPAQSAGTALGHAATEVSLLREEHRAEARVWLAFVAQAAVSEPLAETLKANYAALQESFTQLIAEAAEDSGRSAPLDPQREARTLLALADGLTAHVLIGHLTPQQAQDVLHAHLGGLWTHSG, encoded by the coding sequence ATGCCCAGGCAGGTGGATCACGACGGCCGACGCCGCCTCATCGCCGAGGCGGTCTGCCGGCTCGCCGACGAAAGCGGTCTCGAAGGCGTGACCCTGCGCGACGTCGCCGCCCGCGCGCAGGTCTCGATGGGCGCCGTGCAGCGGTGCTTCCGCACCAAGGACGAGATGCTCGTCTTCGCCCTCGGTTACGTCGGTGAGCGCATCGGCGAGCGCGTACGCGCCCGGCTCGTGCGGAGCCCGGCCCAGTCGGCCGGCACCGCACTGGGCCACGCGGCCACGGAGGTCTCCCTGCTGCGCGAGGAGCACCGGGCCGAGGCCAGGGTCTGGCTGGCCTTCGTCGCGCAGGCGGCCGTCAGCGAGCCGCTCGCCGAGACGCTGAAGGCGAACTACGCGGCCCTGCAAGAGTCGTTCACGCAGCTCATCGCAGAAGCCGCGGAGGACTCCGGCCGCTCCGCACCCCTCGATCCGCAGCGCGAGGCCCGCACCCTCCTCGCCCTCGCGGACGGTCTCACCGCACACGTCCTCATCGGACACCTCACCCCCCAGCAGGCGCAGGACGTGCTCCACGCGCACTTGGGCGGCCTCTGGACGCACTCCGGGTGA
- the gltD gene encoding glutamate synthase small subunit, whose translation MTDPYGFLRTPRNAVPSRPADQRLGDWREVHAGQTLLPVVSEQANRCMDCGVPFCHGGCPLGNLIPEWNAYAAHGDWRAAAERLHATNNFPEFTGRLCPAPCEDSCVLAINADPVTIKNVEETIADQAWERGYTPPAPPGRLSGQTVAVIGSGPAGLAAAQQLTRAGHTVVVYERADRIGGLLRYGIPAFKMEKVHLERRIAQMRSEGTVFRTDADIGGAMDAAAVRRRHDAVVVAVGAAERRELPAPGRGLRGIHQAMDYLTCANRVCEGDHAAPAITAEGRHVVIVGGGDTGSDCLGTALRQGALSVVQLDIRPEPGPDRPDAEPWPLVHPQVYRISHAHEEARGRHGSDPRVFSSATMHFAGDPAGRVRALHLTAVEPAGRQPMPGTERVIEAQLVLLALGFSGPERNCRLGEQLGLARDGRGNFARDAHYAALGEPPPQGAGEPPPPHAQAPCAKAPPWAEAPTAGVPPAWGAPPARSPLRRPDGVFVAGDAGRGQSLVVWAIAEGRAAAAAVDRYLTGSTALPAPVGAHDRPLSA comes from the coding sequence ATGACCGATCCGTACGGGTTCCTCAGGACCCCCCGCAACGCCGTCCCGTCGCGCCCCGCGGACCAGCGGCTCGGCGACTGGCGGGAGGTGCACGCCGGGCAGACGCTGCTGCCCGTGGTGTCCGAGCAGGCGAACCGCTGCATGGACTGCGGCGTCCCGTTCTGCCACGGCGGCTGCCCCCTGGGCAACCTCATCCCGGAGTGGAACGCTTACGCCGCGCACGGCGACTGGCGGGCCGCAGCCGAGCGGCTGCACGCCACCAACAACTTCCCCGAGTTCACCGGCCGGCTCTGTCCGGCGCCCTGCGAGGACTCCTGCGTACTGGCGATCAACGCCGACCCGGTGACCATCAAGAACGTCGAGGAGACCATCGCCGACCAGGCCTGGGAACGCGGCTACACGCCGCCGGCGCCGCCCGGCCGGCTCAGCGGGCAGACCGTCGCCGTCATCGGATCCGGCCCGGCCGGGCTCGCCGCGGCCCAGCAACTGACCCGGGCCGGGCACACCGTCGTCGTGTACGAGCGGGCCGACCGGATCGGCGGCCTGCTGCGCTACGGCATCCCCGCGTTCAAGATGGAGAAGGTGCACCTGGAGCGGCGGATCGCCCAGATGCGCTCCGAAGGCACCGTCTTCCGCACCGACGCAGACATCGGTGGCGCCATGGACGCGGCCGCCGTGCGCCGGCGCCATGACGCGGTCGTCGTCGCCGTCGGCGCCGCGGAGCGCCGGGAACTGCCCGCACCGGGCCGCGGGCTGCGCGGCATCCACCAGGCCATGGACTACCTGACCTGCGCGAACCGGGTCTGCGAGGGCGATCACGCGGCGCCCGCGATCACGGCCGAGGGCCGGCACGTGGTGATCGTCGGCGGCGGGGACACCGGCTCGGACTGCTTGGGCACCGCCCTGCGGCAGGGAGCGCTGTCGGTGGTCCAGCTCGACATCCGCCCGGAACCGGGCCCCGACCGGCCCGATGCCGAGCCCTGGCCGCTGGTGCACCCGCAGGTGTACCGGATCTCCCACGCCCACGAGGAGGCGCGCGGCCGCCACGGCTCCGACCCCCGGGTCTTCTCCAGCGCGACCATGCACTTCGCAGGCGACCCGGCCGGCCGGGTACGGGCCCTGCACCTGACGGCGGTGGAGCCCGCCGGGAGGCAGCCGATGCCGGGCACCGAGCGGGTGATCGAAGCCCAACTGGTCCTGCTGGCGCTCGGCTTCTCCGGCCCCGAGCGGAACTGCCGCCTCGGTGAACAGCTCGGGCTCGCCCGCGACGGCCGGGGGAACTTCGCCCGGGACGCGCACTACGCGGCCCTCGGTGAGCCACCGCCGCAGGGTGCCGGGGAACCGCCGCCCCCGCACGCACAGGCTCCGTGCGCCAAGGCGCCGCCCTGGGCCGAGGCCCCGACCGCGGGCGTGCCACCGGCCTGGGGCGCGCCACCGGCCCGGTCCCCGCTCCGCCGGCCCGACGGGGTCTTCGTGGCCGGCGACGCCGGGCGCGGCCAGTCCCTGGTGGTGTGGGCCATCGCGGAGGGCCGGGCCGCGGCCGCCGCCGTGGACCGCTACCTCACCGGCTCAACGGCCCTGCCCGCCCCCGTCGGCGCCCACGACCGGCCGCTGTCCGCATGA
- a CDS encoding MFS transporter has translation MSTTRLSGLLPDLAPWRSSRDFRLLFFQGAVTFFGSFMAMIALPLQIKHLTDSPLAVGAMGAVELVPLVVFGLYGGALADALDRRRLILLSEAGLGALALVLLVNSLLPSPMLWPLYVVAAGVSALAGLQRPALDSMMARIVPHEQQTAAAALNALRYQIGAIAGPALAGLVVAYAGYPAAYGVTVGGFAVSVALCTRLSPAPPSPDSERPSLRAIAEGARYAWSRPVLLGTYAVDLAAMFFAFPNTIFPFLADELDAVWALGLMYSAGAVGSLVLGMTSGWTSRVRRHGLFVVCGAAVWGAAIAAAGWFTDIRVVLVCLAVAGAGDMLSGLGRATIWNQTIPEELRGRLAGIEVLSYSVGPQLGQVRAGTVAGWTGTRPAFWSGGLMCVAAVAALSALLPKLVTYDAETDEDALRRRAAKRADHPDATPAPAA, from the coding sequence GTGAGTACCACCCGCCTGTCCGGCCTGCTTCCCGACCTCGCCCCGTGGCGTTCGAGCCGTGATTTCCGGCTGCTCTTCTTCCAGGGCGCCGTCACGTTCTTCGGCTCCTTCATGGCGATGATCGCCCTCCCGCTCCAGATCAAGCACCTGACGGACTCGCCGCTCGCGGTCGGTGCGATGGGTGCGGTGGAACTGGTCCCGCTGGTCGTCTTCGGCCTGTACGGCGGGGCCCTCGCCGACGCGCTCGACCGGCGGCGGCTGATCCTGCTGAGCGAGGCCGGACTCGGGGCGCTGGCCCTCGTGCTGCTCGTGAACTCCCTGCTGCCGAGCCCGATGCTGTGGCCCCTGTACGTGGTCGCGGCCGGCGTCTCGGCGCTAGCCGGGCTGCAGCGCCCCGCCCTGGACTCGATGATGGCCCGGATCGTGCCGCACGAGCAGCAGACCGCGGCCGCCGCGCTCAACGCGCTGCGCTACCAGATCGGTGCGATCGCCGGACCGGCGCTCGCCGGCCTGGTCGTCGCGTACGCCGGCTACCCGGCCGCCTACGGAGTCACCGTCGGCGGCTTCGCAGTGTCCGTCGCGCTGTGCACCAGGCTGTCCCCGGCACCTCCGTCGCCCGACTCGGAACGGCCCTCGCTGCGCGCGATCGCCGAGGGCGCGCGCTACGCGTGGAGCCGGCCGGTGCTCCTCGGCACCTACGCGGTGGACCTGGCGGCGATGTTCTTCGCCTTCCCCAACACGATCTTCCCGTTCCTCGCGGACGAGCTGGACGCCGTGTGGGCGCTGGGCCTGATGTACTCGGCGGGCGCCGTGGGCTCCCTCGTCCTCGGGATGACCAGCGGCTGGACCTCACGGGTACGGCGGCACGGGCTGTTCGTGGTGTGCGGAGCCGCGGTCTGGGGTGCGGCGATCGCGGCGGCCGGCTGGTTCACCGACATCCGGGTGGTGCTCGTCTGCCTGGCGGTCGCGGGCGCCGGCGACATGCTGAGCGGCCTGGGCCGGGCGACGATCTGGAACCAGACCATCCCCGAGGAGCTGCGCGGGCGGCTGGCGGGCATCGAGGTGCTGTCGTACAGCGTGGGTCCGCAGCTGGGCCAGGTCCGCGCGGGCACCGTCGCGGGCTGGACGGGCACCCGGCCGGCGTTCTGGAGCGGCGGCCTGATGTGCGTGGCGGCGGTCGCGGCCCTGTCCGCGCTGCTGCCGAAACTGGTGACCTACGACGCGGAGACGGACGAGGACGCGCTGCGCCGCCGCGCGGCGAAGCGGGCGGACCACCCGGACGCCACCCCCGC
- a CDS encoding amidase, translated as MPDPLWKLSAAAQARAVRRADVSAVELVDSHLERIAEVNPQVNAVTQLLAERARTAAARTDRLRAEGAPLGPLAGVPFTVKETTPVEGAATTFGTPRFRDLVAPADAPPVARLRAAGAIPIGHANVPTLILAGMHTRSELYGDTVNPWDRTRTPGGSSGGDAVAVATGMAALGLGNDSGGSVRIPAQFCGVAGLKPSTGRFPADHRVLGPDDPGPASQMLVTDGPLARSVGDLRLAYEALAGTDPRDPRAVPVPVYGEPLPGPVKVAVVADPGGQGVHPAVRAAVAAAAGALRDAGYEVREVADVPRMAEALEAYGRITVTEFARSWPVVRTLLGAGGDRYVAMMMEQTPPASSDELVELMGRWLNIRRSWAEFLHEYPLLLGPVFTEPPVEPGLESRDRAGRDRVGAGMRLCTVTSFVGVPAVAVPTGVVDGLPCGVQIVGRAFREDLCLDAAQAIEDRLGVLTPVDPRG; from the coding sequence ATGCCGGATCCTTTGTGGAAACTGTCGGCCGCCGCGCAGGCGCGGGCCGTACGCCGCGCGGACGTGTCGGCCGTCGAGCTGGTCGACAGCCACCTGGAGCGCATCGCCGAGGTCAACCCGCAGGTGAACGCGGTGACCCAGCTCCTGGCGGAGCGCGCACGTACGGCCGCCGCCCGCACCGACCGGCTGCGGGCCGAAGGGGCGCCGCTGGGGCCGCTCGCGGGTGTGCCGTTCACGGTGAAGGAGACCACCCCCGTCGAGGGCGCGGCGACCACCTTCGGCACCCCGCGCTTCCGCGATCTGGTGGCCCCGGCCGATGCGCCGCCGGTGGCTCGGCTGCGCGCGGCGGGGGCCATCCCGATCGGGCACGCCAACGTACCCACCCTGATCCTGGCCGGGATGCACACGCGCAGCGAGCTCTACGGCGACACGGTCAACCCGTGGGACCGCACCCGGACCCCGGGCGGCAGCAGCGGGGGTGACGCGGTGGCCGTCGCCACGGGCATGGCGGCGCTCGGCCTCGGCAACGACTCGGGCGGATCGGTGCGCATCCCGGCCCAGTTCTGCGGGGTGGCCGGGCTGAAGCCGTCCACGGGCCGCTTCCCGGCGGACCACCGCGTCCTCGGCCCGGACGACCCCGGCCCGGCGTCCCAGATGCTCGTCACCGACGGGCCGCTGGCGCGGTCGGTGGGCGACCTGCGGCTGGCGTACGAGGCACTGGCCGGCACCGATCCGCGCGACCCGCGGGCCGTGCCCGTGCCCGTGTACGGGGAACCCCTGCCCGGACCGGTGAAGGTCGCGGTGGTGGCCGATCCCGGCGGTCAGGGCGTCCACCCCGCGGTGCGCGCGGCCGTGGCGGCCGCCGCCGGGGCGCTGCGCGACGCGGGGTACGAGGTCCGCGAGGTGGCGGACGTACCGCGCATGGCCGAAGCCCTGGAGGCGTACGGCCGGATCACCGTGACCGAGTTCGCCCGGAGCTGGCCGGTGGTGCGCACGCTGCTCGGCGCGGGCGGGGACCGGTACGTGGCGATGATGATGGAGCAGACCCCGCCCGCGAGCAGCGACGAGCTCGTGGAACTGATGGGCCGTTGGCTGAACATCCGCCGCTCATGGGCGGAGTTCCTGCACGAGTACCCGCTGCTGCTCGGCCCCGTGTTCACCGAGCCGCCGGTCGAGCCGGGGCTGGAGTCGCGCGACCGGGCGGGCCGCGACCGGGTCGGGGCGGGCATGCGGCTGTGCACGGTGACCAGCTTCGTGGGCGTCCCGGCCGTGGCCGTGCCGACGGGGGTGGTCGACGGGCTTCCGTGCGGGGTTCAGATCGTCGGGCGCGCATTCCGGGAGGACCTGTGCCTGGACGCCGCCCAGGCGATCGAGGACCGGCTCGGGGTGCTCACGCCGGTGGACCCGCGGGGCTGA
- a CDS encoding S8 family peptidase, whose translation MSASPMPSGPVGAKPVVRTGVPWNLDRLDQRSRPLDGKFTARADGSGVHVYVIDTGLDVKHAEFGGRAVLGADFVGDPDAGDCFDGSGLGHGTFVAGIIGGSTYGVAPKAGIVRVQAIACEEGSGPHAKDVTPGTAPEDSVVKAVEWVTAHAQRPAVVNMSLNLKGRSTALDAAVQHMIEAGITTVVAAGNFNDDSCGHSPAGAHGAIVVAAATADDRHWSDGSSFGSGHGPCVDLYAPAEKITSAVAGGSTATSDSAATSWAAPHVTGAVALYLSAHPAATPAQVRSWLTEQAVRDVLTGVPAGTPNRLLHTGGL comes from the coding sequence GTGAGCGCGAGCCCGATGCCGTCCGGCCCGGTGGGGGCAAAGCCCGTCGTACGGACCGGAGTTCCGTGGAACCTCGACCGCCTCGACCAGCGCAGCCGCCCGCTCGACGGTAAGTTCACCGCGCGGGCCGACGGCAGCGGGGTGCACGTCTACGTGATCGACACCGGACTCGACGTCAAGCATGCGGAGTTCGGTGGTCGGGCGGTCCTCGGCGCCGACTTCGTTGGGGACCCGGACGCCGGTGACTGTTTCGACGGCAGCGGACTCGGTCACGGCACGTTCGTCGCCGGCATCATCGGCGGCAGCACGTACGGGGTCGCCCCGAAGGCGGGCATCGTGCGGGTCCAGGCGATCGCCTGCGAGGAGGGCAGCGGCCCCCACGCGAAGGACGTCACCCCGGGCACCGCGCCGGAGGATTCCGTCGTCAAGGCCGTGGAGTGGGTGACCGCCCACGCGCAGCGACCGGCCGTGGTGAACATGTCCCTCAACCTCAAGGGTCGTTCCACTGCCCTCGACGCCGCCGTCCAGCACATGATCGAAGCGGGGATCACCACGGTCGTCGCGGCCGGGAACTTCAACGACGACTCCTGCGGCCACTCCCCGGCCGGCGCCCACGGCGCGATCGTCGTCGCCGCCGCGACCGCCGACGACCGCCACTGGAGCGACGGGAGCAGCTTCGGCTCCGGCCACGGCCCCTGCGTGGACCTCTACGCCCCTGCGGAGAAGATCACCTCGGCGGTCGCGGGCGGCTCCACCGCCACCAGCGACTCCGCCGCCACCTCGTGGGCCGCCCCGCACGTCACCGGCGCCGTCGCCCTCTACCTGAGCGCACACCCCGCGGCGACGCCCGCCCAGGTCCGCAGCTGGCTCACCGAACAGGCCGTCCGCGACGTCCTGACCGGGGTCCCGGCAGGCACCCCGAACCGGCTGCTCCACACCGGCGGCCTGTGA
- a CDS encoding prolyl oligopeptidase family serine peptidase, with protein sequence MTAEDPFLWLEDVEGGAALAWVGERNAETAAALTGDPRFEALRDELREVLDDADRIPYTVRRAAHLYNFWRDADRPKGVWRRTTLEQYRKDDPAWEVLLDVDALAAQEGEEWVWAGARVRYPDYRRALVQLSRDGSDAVVVREFDLAERAFVEGGFEVAEAKTRIGWIDEDTVFLGTDFGAGSLTASGYPRTVRRWRRGTPVADAGVVFEAEAGDVSAAGWHDATPGHERDFVSRSTDFFHHELYLLADGDRLVRIDVPDDAGKYAYRQWLVVTPKTPWLGHPAGSLLAFDFDAFLAGDRTAHVLFAPDERTALAGHSWTRHHLILETLADVATRIEVLTPGPEGWSRRPLADVPALSSATVTDTDPDVSDEYFLDIDGYLQPSTLAYGHIGADSEPIKQAPARFDARALSVRQFFATSADGTRVPYFVVGPAGQDRPGPALLYGYGGFRDQQTPGYNALTGRAWLARGGTYAVANIRGGSEYGPAWHRAALGANRVRAFEDFAAVAADLTARGITTPDRLGITGASNGGLLMGAMLVRHPELFGAVVAKVPLLDMLRYHRLLAGASWVAEYGDPDSEADRPHLEDLSPYHNLSADRPYPPLLLMTSTRDDRVHPGHARKTAARLRELGHRVLFHENTGGGHGGASDNEQAAVNHALAYTFLWQHLGAGAS encoded by the coding sequence GTGACTGCTGAAGATCCTTTCCTGTGGCTGGAAGACGTCGAGGGCGGGGCCGCGCTGGCCTGGGTGGGGGAGCGCAACGCCGAGACCGCCGCCGCGCTCACCGGCGACCCGCGCTTCGAAGCGCTGCGCGACGAACTGCGCGAGGTCCTCGACGACGCCGACCGCATCCCGTACACCGTCCGCCGCGCCGCGCACCTCTACAACTTCTGGCGCGACGCGGACCGCCCGAAGGGCGTGTGGCGGCGTACGACGCTGGAGCAGTACCGCAAGGACGATCCCGCCTGGGAGGTGCTCCTCGACGTCGACGCCCTCGCGGCGCAGGAGGGCGAGGAGTGGGTGTGGGCCGGAGCCCGGGTGCGGTACCCGGACTACCGCAGGGCGCTGGTCCAGCTGTCCCGGGACGGATCCGACGCCGTCGTGGTCCGCGAGTTCGACCTCGCGGAGCGGGCCTTCGTCGAGGGCGGCTTCGAGGTCGCGGAGGCGAAGACGCGGATCGGCTGGATCGACGAGGACACGGTCTTCCTCGGCACCGACTTCGGAGCGGGCTCGCTGACCGCCTCCGGCTACCCCCGTACGGTCCGGCGCTGGCGCAGGGGCACCCCCGTCGCGGACGCCGGGGTCGTCTTCGAGGCAGAGGCCGGTGACGTGTCCGCCGCCGGCTGGCACGACGCGACCCCCGGCCACGAGCGCGACTTCGTCTCCCGCTCCACCGACTTCTTCCACCACGAGCTGTACCTGCTCGCCGACGGCGACCGGCTCGTCAGGATCGACGTGCCGGACGACGCCGGGAAGTACGCGTACCGGCAGTGGCTGGTCGTCACCCCGAAGACCCCCTGGCTGGGACACCCGGCCGGCTCGCTCCTCGCCTTCGACTTCGACGCGTTCCTCGCCGGGGACCGCACCGCGCACGTGCTGTTCGCGCCGGACGAGCGCACCGCGCTGGCCGGCCACAGCTGGACCCGCCACCACCTGATCCTGGAGACGCTGGCCGACGTCGCCACCCGCATCGAGGTCCTCACCCCCGGCCCGGAGGGCTGGAGCCGCCGTCCGCTGGCGGACGTGCCGGCGCTGTCCTCGGCCACCGTCACCGACACCGACCCGGACGTCAGCGACGAGTACTTCCTCGACATCGACGGCTACCTGCAGCCCTCCACCCTCGCGTACGGGCACATCGGCGCCGACTCCGAGCCGATCAAGCAGGCCCCCGCCCGGTTCGACGCCCGCGCACTGTCGGTCCGCCAGTTCTTCGCGACCTCCGCCGACGGCACCCGGGTCCCGTACTTCGTCGTCGGCCCCGCCGGCCAGGACCGGCCCGGCCCCGCGCTCCTCTACGGGTACGGCGGCTTCCGCGACCAGCAGACCCCCGGCTACAACGCGCTGACCGGCCGCGCCTGGCTCGCCCGCGGAGGCACGTACGCGGTCGCCAACATCCGCGGCGGCTCCGAGTACGGCCCCGCCTGGCACCGGGCCGCCCTCGGCGCGAACCGGGTACGGGCCTTCGAGGACTTCGCCGCCGTCGCCGCCGACCTCACCGCCCGGGGCATCACCACCCCCGACCGGCTCGGCATCACGGGCGCCAGCAACGGCGGCCTCCTCATGGGCGCGATGCTCGTCCGCCACCCGGAGCTCTTCGGTGCGGTCGTCGCGAAGGTGCCGCTCCTGGACATGCTCCGCTACCACCGCCTGCTCGCCGGGGCCTCCTGGGTCGCCGAGTACGGGGACCCCGACAGCGAAGCCGACCGGCCCCACCTCGAAGACCTCTCCCCCTACCACAACCTCTCCGCGGACCGGCCCTACCCGCCCCTGCTGCTGATGACCTCCACCCGCGACGACCGCGTCCACCCCGGCCACGCCCGCAAGACGGCCGCCCGGCTGCGGGAACTGGGCCACCGGGTGCTCTTCCACGAGAACACCGGCGGCGGACACGGCGGAGCCAGCGACAACGAACAGGCCGCCGTCAACCACGCCCTCGCCTACACCTTCCTCTGGCAGCACCTGGGCGCCGGCGCGAGCTGA
- a CDS encoding alpha/beta hydrolase has translation MPTFTASDGTELAYRVSGDGPPLVCLPGGPMRDAAYLGRLGGLGAHRQLILLDLRGTGRSQTPADTATYRCDRQVDDVEALREHLGLDRMDLLAHSAGANLAALYAGRHPDRIASLVLLTPSVMAVGITITGGTRLDTARLRGDEPWYPAAYAALEAVVAGRATADSRQAIAPFLHGRWDDAARRFEAADDLQKNGEAAAAYAAEGAFDPAATRTALAGCGAPVLVLAGEYDVSLPPSAAAEYAGLFPRARLVVQPGAGHAPWLDDAERFLAATSAFLG, from the coding sequence ATGCCCACCTTCACCGCCTCCGACGGAACCGAGCTCGCCTATCGGGTGTCCGGGGACGGACCCCCGCTGGTCTGCCTCCCCGGCGGGCCGATGCGCGACGCCGCCTACTTGGGACGGCTCGGCGGGCTCGGCGCCCACCGGCAGCTGATCCTCCTGGACCTCCGGGGCACCGGCCGGTCGCAGACACCCGCCGACACCGCGACCTACCGCTGCGACCGGCAGGTCGACGACGTCGAGGCCCTGCGCGAGCACCTCGGCCTCGACCGGATGGACCTGCTCGCCCACTCGGCCGGCGCGAACCTCGCGGCCCTGTACGCCGGCCGCCACCCGGACCGGATCGCCAGCCTCGTCCTGCTCACTCCCAGCGTCATGGCCGTCGGCATCACCATCACCGGCGGGACCCGGCTCGACACCGCGCGGCTGCGCGGGGACGAGCCCTGGTACCCGGCGGCGTACGCGGCCCTGGAGGCCGTCGTCGCCGGCCGGGCGACCGCGGACAGCCGGCAGGCGATCGCCCCGTTCCTCCACGGGCGCTGGGACGACGCCGCCCGCCGCTTCGAGGCCGCCGACGACCTGCAGAAGAACGGCGAGGCCGCGGCCGCCTACGCCGCCGAGGGCGCCTTCGACCCGGCCGCCACCCGCACCGCCCTCGCGGGGTGCGGGGCACCCGTGCTCGTGCTCGCGGGCGAGTACGACGTATCGCTGCCGCCGTCCGCCGCGGCCGAGTACGCGGGGCTGTTCCCGCGGGCCCGCCTCGTCGTCCAGCCCGGAGCCGGCCACGCCCCCTGGCTCGACGACGCCGAACGGTTCCTGGCCGCCACCTCCGCCTTCCTGGGCTGA